The Curtobacterium sp. MCSS17_015 genomic sequence TACGCGCGCGCCCACGGCGACTGGTCGGCCACCCGCCTCCAGCCCTAGCGCCGCGCCCGCCAGAGGCGCCCCGCCCCGGCACCGCCGATGGGGCGCGCAGTGACGCGGCGGGTCAGCCCCGTCCGATGGGGTTCCGCATCACCCCCGCCCGGATGAGCGAGGACGACTGGTCCGCCAGGTCGACCATCGTCAGCGTGTTCCGCAGCTGCAGCCGGTTGAGGCACGAGTGCTCGAACGTGGACACCCGCAGGTCGAGCGGACGCCGACGGTCCGGGTGCTCCGCCGCGTGCCGGTCGACGCACTCGCCGGCGAGCCGCCAGAAGAGGTCCCCGGGCAGGACCCCGTCGTCGTCGAGGACCGCCGCCAGGAAGCGCAGCACCCCGTCGAACACGTCGGTGAACACGGCGAGCGCCGCCTCGTCGTCGTCGACCGGGTGCACGATGCGGCGGATGTCCTCGGGCACCGGACGGTCGTCGTGCTCCCCGAGGACCACGACCTCCTCGCCGATGTCCTTCATGAACGCCCCGGTCACGGCACCGTCGCGGACGACGAGCACCAGGTTCTCGCCGTGCGGCATGAACGCCAGGTCGTGCACGGTCAGGCAGTGCACGACCGGCCGCAGGTACGCGTCGAGGAAGCGCCGCACCCACGTCGCCGCGTGCAGCCCGGAGGCCCGCACGAGCTCGGTTGCGACCGCACGCCCGTCGGCGTCCCGGTGCAGCAGTGCCGCCATCGTCATGAGCCGCTCCCCGGGAGCCGTCCGTGGCACCGGGCTCTCCCGCCACAGCGCCGCGAGCATCTTCCGCTGCGACGATGCGACGTCCACGCGGTGGTACGCGTCGCCGGTGTACCCGATCGCTGCGTGTTCGCGCAGCACCCGGAACCCGGCGTCCCGCAGGGTGGTGTCGGCCGCCACGAGCGACGCGACCCAGTCGTTCACCGCGGGGGTCGAGCGCATGTACGCCGGGGACATGCCCCGCAGGAACCCCATGTTCTGCACCGCGAGTGCCGTCTTCACGTACGAGCGCTCGGGGTGGCTGCGGTCGAAGGCGGTGCGGATGGACTGCTGCGGCTGGAACAGGTCCGGTCCCTCACCGAGGTCGACAAGGTCCTGCCGGCCGAGGTCGGGCGCGAACGTCACGGCGATGCGGTGCTGCCACTGCCAGGGGTGCACGGGGAGCCACACGTGGTCGTCCGGGTCGAGGCCGCGCTGGGCGAGGGTCCGTCGGAAGCCCGCGACGGTGTCCGGGTCGAGCTCGGCGGACCAGTGCTCGGCCTCCGTCCGGTCCGCGGCGAGCGCCAGGTGCGTGTGCTCCCGGCGTGCGGCCAGCCAGCGGTAGCGGAACCGTCCCCCGGACTCGGGGGCGTAGGCGCGGTACTCGTCGAGCCCGAACCCGATCCGCCCGTTCGCCGCGACGAATGCCGGGTGCCCCTCGGTCATCGCCGCCTCGACGTCCTGGAACCCGGCGACGACGTCCCCGTCCCGTCGGCCGCGGGCGAGCTGTCGCGCCGACGGTCCCCCGCGGCGGTGCTTGGCGGCGGCGCTGGCGAGCGTCGAGGCGACCTCCTCCAGGTACGTTCCGAGCAGGGCGTCCGGTATCCCGAGCACCTCGCGGAGTTCGAGGACCAGCTCCTGCGCGTCGAGCGGCAGCGGCACGGGGGCGTCCGAGGCGGACTCCCGCGTCAGGGTGCGCTCGTCGACGGACCAGTGCTCGAGCTGGTGCTGCCGTGCCCGGAAGCGGTAGCGCGAGCCGCCGGTGTCGAGCAGCCACCCGTCGCCGTCCGGCCGCGGTGTGACGAGTCGTTCGTGCGTGAACTCCGCGACGGCCTTCGCCACCAGGTGTCGTTGCGCGACCACCAGGTGCTCGGGCCGGAGGTGCGCGGCCGGGCCGTCGTCGTCGGGGATGCCGATCGATGCGGTGTCGAGCACCGAGAGCAGCGCGCGCTTGCCGTCCACGTCGACCTCGCGGAGCGCACGGAACCCGACCTCGGCGTTCTTCGTCTGCACCGCCGTGTTCCGCACGTCCGGTTCGACGACGACGCGCCGGGCCCCGAGGGCGTCCCGGCAGTGCTCGACCACGGCGCGCATCACGGCGCTGGTGAGTCCGTGGACCCGGCCACCGACGGGAGGCGGGGCGACGAGCAGGTGCATGCCGACGTCACCGGGACGGGCGTCCCAGACGTCGACGAGCAGGACCGCTGTCGGGTCGTAGGTCTCGGCGTAGGCGCACGGGGCACCGTCACGCAGCACGAGCCAGCCGTCCTGCGCCGGGTCGCTCTGCACCGCGCCGAGGTAGGTCGCGACGCCGTCGACGTCGACGTGCTGCATGCCCCACCACGACGACGGCGGTGCCGCGAGCCAGGACTGCACGCGGGCGGCGTCCCGCTCCGGGTCCACCGGCACCACGGACAGGAGGCCCGGCAGCGCCTCCGCCACACCGGTCCGGTCGTGCTGGACCGCGCTCATTCGCGCACCTCCGCGCGCTTCCCGTGCACCGTTTGCTCGCCGTGCCCCGCGCGCTCGGCGCGGACCGAGGCGGGCAGACCGAACTCCTGGAAGGCGATCCGGGCCTCCAGGCCGTAGACCTCGCGCCCGGTGACGGACCGGATGATCGACGCGTTCCGCCACGCCCCCATGCCGAGGTCCGGTGCGGTCAGGCCGTGGGTGTGCTCCTCGGCGTTCTGCACCCAGATCCGGCCCCCGAGGGTGTCGACGTGGTGGTCCCGGGCGACCGAGGACCGGCCGCGGGAGTCACGCGTCACGAGGTGCGCGACGGGATCGAGGAACCGCGGTGGCCGGGGCGCGTAGCCGGTCGCGAGGACCAGCCGCTCGACCTCGTGCTCGTACGTCTCGCCGAGCTGCTCGTGTCGGAGGGTCAGCCGGTACACCGCGTGGTCGGGGTCCCACCTGGCGGCGGTGACGCTCGTCTCGGTGCGCAGCGTCGTCGGGACCGGACCCCTGGCGCTGATCCGGTACAGCGCGTCGTAGACCTCGCTGACCAGGTCCGCGCTGATGCCCTTGTACAGCCCGCGCTGCTCGCGCCCGAGACGGTCCCGGACCTCCTCGGGCAGCGCGTGGAAGTGGTCGGTGTACTCCGGACTCGTCATCTCGAGGGTGAGCTTGGTGTCCTCCATCGGGAAGAACCGCGGCGACCGGGTGATCCAGTCCAGGCGGTACCCGCCGTCGCGGATGCCCTCGAGGAGGTCGCGGTAGACCTCGGCGGCGGACTGGCCGCTGCCGATCACCGCGAC encodes the following:
- a CDS encoding GNAT family N-acetyltransferase, with the translated sequence MSAVQHDRTGVAEALPGLLSVVPVDPERDAARVQSWLAAPPSSWWGMQHVDVDGVATYLGAVQSDPAQDGWLVLRDGAPCAYAETYDPTAVLLVDVWDARPGDVGMHLLVAPPPVGGRVHGLTSAVMRAVVEHCRDALGARRVVVEPDVRNTAVQTKNAEVGFRALREVDVDGKRALLSVLDTASIGIPDDDGPAAHLRPEHLVVAQRHLVAKAVAEFTHERLVTPRPDGDGWLLDTGGSRYRFRARQHQLEHWSVDERTLTRESASDAPVPLPLDAQELVLELREVLGIPDALLGTYLEEVASTLASAAAKHRRGGPSARQLARGRRDGDVVAGFQDVEAAMTEGHPAFVAANGRIGFGLDEYRAYAPESGGRFRYRWLAARREHTHLALAADRTEAEHWSAELDPDTVAGFRRTLAQRGLDPDDHVWLPVHPWQWQHRIAVTFAPDLGRQDLVDLGEGPDLFQPQQSIRTAFDRSHPERSYVKTALAVQNMGFLRGMSPAYMRSTPAVNDWVASLVAADTTLRDAGFRVLREHAAIGYTGDAYHRVDVASSQRKMLAALWRESPVPRTAPGERLMTMAALLHRDADGRAVATELVRASGLHAATWVRRFLDAYLRPVVHCLTVHDLAFMPHGENLVLVVRDGAVTGAFMKDIGEEVVVLGEHDDRPVPEDIRRIVHPVDDDEAALAVFTDVFDGVLRFLAAVLDDDGVLPGDLFWRLAGECVDRHAAEHPDRRRPLDLRVSTFEHSCLNRLQLRNTLTMVDLADQSSSLIRAGVMRNPIGRG
- a CDS encoding SidA/IucD/PvdA family monooxygenase, whose product is MTAVDATATTRVHDVVGIGIGPFNLGLACLTDPIDDLDAVFLDARDGFAWHHGMMLDDATIQVPFLADLVTMADPTSPFSFLAWLKETGRLYPFYIREDFHPLRSEYDAYCRWAADRLDSLRWGRRVVGVEHDAEQDLFTVHAETADGPETYRARHVVVGVGTEPSVPAALRDLDGPVLHSADYLPNRDALRIAGSVAVIGSGQSAAEVYRDLLEGIRDGGYRLDWITRSPRFFPMEDTKLTLEMTSPEYTDHFHALPEEVRDRLGREQRGLYKGISADLVSEVYDALYRISARGPVPTTLRTETSVTAARWDPDHAVYRLTLRHEQLGETYEHEVERLVLATGYAPRPPRFLDPVAHLVTRDSRGRSSVARDHHVDTLGGRIWVQNAEEHTHGLTAPDLGMGAWRNASIIRSVTGREVYGLEARIAFQEFGLPASVRAERAGHGEQTVHGKRAEVRE